From Synoicihabitans lomoniglobus, the proteins below share one genomic window:
- a CDS encoding glycosyltransferase family 2 protein, translating to MNTDLYPEVLATVLLFLGLWMISSRVSWSSVPVRMVVVALFVIMNVRYVWWRLQSTMPPFVIGFESLWSWFFIGLELSATLVITWHFIVLISPSRRSPEADVAEAKLRARPEAIGVDILIPTYNEPEEILQRTIDAAVAVDYPNFRVWVLDDGARDWLKQLCLASGVAYVARTERKGFKAGNLNHALTVTSNPLVSVVDADFALEPNFLWRTAGLLDDPSVGLVQTPQYFKNPDAIQYNLFGEKAWPEAQCMFSDVMQSGRDTWDNAFCYGTGFVVKRACLEEIGGFPEQTITEDLHSTYVLLSHGYKTRFLNERLSAGFATQDIGEFVLQRARWCAGSLQCLFAEGGVLRGKRLSILDRLFFLDPVLYHVGTLWTFCLLISPAIYWWFGVSPFRSDFGHLFVVFAPRMLIGIYGFYWLTDRKTIPLVSELGRIVGIYYLVSAMAKVALNPFRQSFNITSKKLDSQRTQIYWHVMRPHLLLLAITGAGILYRYGWMQGQGFYMQDNVGLMISLTIYVAWLVFFSCLICVQRPTPNGLLDTVGAVSIGSIRATMKTLFTRMFVFR from the coding sequence ATGAATACGGACCTGTATCCCGAGGTGCTGGCGACGGTGCTGTTGTTCCTTGGCCTGTGGATGATTTCGTCCCGGGTGTCTTGGTCCAGTGTGCCCGTGCGGATGGTCGTGGTCGCGCTGTTCGTGATCATGAACGTGCGTTACGTATGGTGGCGGCTGCAGTCCACGATGCCGCCGTTCGTGATCGGTTTCGAGTCGCTCTGGTCGTGGTTCTTCATCGGGCTCGAACTTTCAGCGACGCTGGTGATCACGTGGCATTTCATTGTCCTGATATCCCCCAGCCGACGCAGCCCGGAGGCGGATGTCGCCGAGGCGAAGCTACGCGCGCGGCCAGAAGCGATCGGCGTCGATATTCTGATCCCCACGTATAACGAACCGGAGGAGATCCTGCAGCGCACCATCGATGCCGCCGTTGCGGTGGACTACCCCAACTTTCGGGTGTGGGTGCTCGATGACGGCGCGCGCGATTGGTTGAAACAATTATGTCTGGCGAGTGGCGTGGCCTATGTGGCGCGGACCGAGCGCAAAGGCTTCAAAGCCGGCAACCTCAACCACGCGCTGACCGTCACCTCGAACCCGCTGGTGAGTGTCGTCGATGCTGACTTTGCCTTGGAGCCGAACTTCCTGTGGCGGACGGCGGGTTTGCTGGATGATCCGTCGGTGGGGCTGGTGCAAACGCCCCAATATTTCAAAAACCCCGATGCCATCCAGTATAACCTGTTTGGGGAAAAGGCCTGGCCGGAAGCCCAATGCATGTTCAGCGATGTGATGCAGTCCGGCCGCGACACGTGGGACAATGCGTTCTGCTACGGCACGGGGTTTGTGGTGAAGCGAGCGTGCCTTGAGGAGATCGGAGGTTTCCCCGAGCAAACCATCACGGAGGACCTGCACTCCACCTACGTGCTGCTCTCCCACGGCTACAAAACGCGGTTTCTCAACGAGCGTCTTAGCGCGGGTTTTGCCACGCAGGATATCGGCGAATTCGTGCTCCAGCGCGCTCGGTGGTGTGCGGGCTCCCTGCAGTGCCTTTTTGCGGAAGGCGGTGTGTTGCGGGGCAAGCGTCTGTCTATCCTTGATCGATTGTTTTTCCTCGATCCCGTTCTCTATCACGTGGGCACGCTGTGGACGTTTTGTCTACTGATCTCGCCCGCCATCTACTGGTGGTTTGGCGTCTCGCCGTTTCGCTCGGACTTCGGTCACCTCTTTGTGGTCTTCGCGCCGCGGATGCTGATCGGAATCTATGGTTTCTATTGGCTGACCGATCGAAAAACCATCCCGCTGGTGTCCGAGTTGGGGCGCATTGTCGGAATTTACTACCTTGTCTCGGCCATGGCCAAAGTGGCGCTGAATCCGTTCCGGCAGTCGTTTAATATCACGAGCAAGAAACTCGATTCGCAACGAACCCAAATCTATTGGCACGTCATGCGGCCGCACCTGCTGCTACTCGCCATCACCGGCGCGGGCATCCTTTACCGCTACGGGTGGATGCAGGGGCAGGGGTTCTACATGCAGGACAACGTGGGCCTGATGATCTCGCTCACCATTTATGTCGCCTGGTTGGTCTTCTTTTCCTGTTTGATCTGCGTGCAGCGGCCCACGCCCAACGGCCTGTTGGACACGGTGGGGGCTGTATCCATCGGCAGCATACGAGCGACGATGAAGACCCTGTTCACCCGGATGTTTGTTTTTCGATGA
- a CDS encoding alpha/beta hydrolase family protein, translating to MRSPRLTRAGTHIAALVAGGEEQYQLMVIDLAAGTREVVGGRGDKSVLSFHWLTDDRILFRLSLDHRFDLGWLVARLDRLSKPYPIYQYGFASLIGIPDDDPLHPVFWVKQGGRQRAQGLFVLDAKLDLGPLTDLKKFRTTGGIVGVERSNERHVERMLPEPTGGEDVAYGADLHGNLSRALVQNDGAWQFHFWQDDAWHISPVDLDTVTLLGAGNRPEEVIAQAVATGGKPSPVRFLNVRSGEWSDVVLEDPDYDFTGWFYRDRKSSKIVGVQMDRTRPEAMWFDAGYASLQKLLDAQFPGRVARIVDGDDSGSKFVVSAYADSHPPTYYLLDMSKRSLDLIAASRPWIDPERMQRTTMMKFATAEGKKLDAYVTLPAGASRDHPVPLVVMPHGGPWVRDTWGFNRNVQYLANLGYAVLQPNYRGSLGYNWMFPREDQWDFLKMHDDVTRATRTLLQSGYIDPQRVAIAGSSFGGYLALSGVVHEPDLYRCAVTFAGVFDWAELIEWTKGERYVDHRYDVLLRRLGNPGDDPEKFERISPGRHVDRIKVPVLVAHGKEDRVVTVGESKRLIRSLKTHGVIHETVIIRGEGHGTSLVENSAELYGRIGDFLGKHLR from the coding sequence ATGCGTTCACCTCGCCTTACCCGCGCGGGCACCCATATCGCCGCATTGGTCGCGGGCGGAGAAGAGCAGTATCAACTGATGGTCATCGATCTCGCGGCTGGCACGCGTGAAGTCGTGGGCGGTCGCGGTGATAAAAGTGTGCTTTCGTTTCACTGGCTAACAGACGACCGGATTCTGTTCCGACTGTCACTGGACCACCGGTTTGATCTGGGGTGGCTGGTCGCGCGGCTGGATCGGCTGTCCAAGCCGTATCCTATTTATCAATATGGTTTCGCCTCGTTGATCGGGATTCCGGATGACGACCCGCTTCACCCGGTGTTCTGGGTCAAGCAAGGCGGTCGCCAGCGCGCCCAAGGATTGTTTGTGCTGGATGCGAAACTCGATCTCGGGCCGCTGACCGATTTGAAAAAATTCCGGACGACGGGTGGAATCGTAGGCGTCGAGCGCTCAAACGAGCGTCATGTGGAGCGCATGTTGCCGGAGCCGACGGGTGGTGAGGACGTCGCTTATGGCGCTGATCTGCACGGCAATTTGTCTCGTGCCTTGGTGCAGAACGACGGCGCCTGGCAATTCCACTTCTGGCAGGACGACGCGTGGCACATTTCCCCGGTGGATCTGGATACGGTCACCTTGTTGGGAGCGGGAAATCGTCCGGAAGAAGTTATCGCGCAGGCCGTAGCGACCGGAGGGAAACCCAGCCCGGTGCGTTTTCTGAATGTGAGATCCGGCGAATGGTCGGATGTGGTTTTGGAGGATCCGGATTATGATTTCACGGGGTGGTTTTATCGCGACCGGAAGTCGTCAAAGATTGTGGGAGTGCAGATGGATCGAACCAGGCCGGAGGCCATGTGGTTCGATGCGGGATATGCTTCGCTGCAAAAATTATTGGACGCGCAGTTCCCGGGCCGGGTGGCACGCATTGTCGATGGCGATGATAGCGGCTCGAAATTCGTCGTCTCTGCCTATGCGGATAGCCACCCGCCGACCTATTATTTGTTGGATATGTCGAAGCGCAGTTTGGACCTGATCGCGGCGTCCCGGCCGTGGATTGATCCGGAGCGGATGCAGCGGACGACCATGATGAAGTTTGCCACGGCCGAGGGGAAGAAGCTGGACGCATACGTGACATTGCCGGCCGGAGCATCGCGGGATCACCCGGTGCCATTGGTGGTGATGCCCCACGGGGGACCGTGGGTGCGCGACACATGGGGGTTTAACCGGAACGTGCAGTATTTGGCCAACCTGGGCTACGCCGTCCTGCAGCCCAATTACCGCGGATCGCTGGGTTACAACTGGATGTTTCCACGTGAGGACCAGTGGGACTTTTTGAAAATGCACGACGACGTGACCCGGGCGACGCGAACACTGTTGCAGTCCGGTTATATCGACCCGCAGCGCGTCGCCATTGCCGGGAGTTCGTTTGGGGGCTATCTCGCGCTGTCGGGGGTGGTGCACGAGCCCGATCTCTACCGTTGCGCGGTGACCTTTGCCGGAGTCTTTGACTGGGCCGAGCTCATCGAATGGACCAAAGGGGAGCGCTACGTGGACCACCGTTATGACGTGTTGCTACGACGATTGGGAAACCCGGGCGACGATCCTGAGAAGTTCGAACGCATCTCGCCCGGCCGTCACGTGGATCGCATCAAAGTGCCCGTCCTGGTGGCGCACGGGAAAGAGGATCGCGTGGTGACCGTCGGGGAGTCCAAACGCCTGATTCGATCGCTAAAAACCCACGGCGTAATCCACGAGACGGTGATTATCCGCGGCGAAGGCCACGGCACCAGCTTGGTCGAAAACAGTGCCGAGCTCTACGGGCGGATAGGAGATTTCCTGGGCAAGCACTTGCGTTAA
- a CDS encoding cupin domain-containing protein encodes MITRGNDVAWEALDENVSRRVLQNGDTLMLVEFRFRQGGIGAMHRHADHEQVGLITRGRFEVTVGDDTQVLGVGDSYYAAKNVPHGVRALEDGTIIDAFTPVRTDFL; translated from the coding sequence ATGATCACTCGTGGTAATGACGTCGCCTGGGAAGCTTTGGATGAAAACGTGTCGCGGCGCGTGCTGCAAAACGGCGATACGCTCATGCTGGTGGAGTTTCGCTTCCGCCAAGGCGGCATCGGCGCGATGCACCGTCACGCTGATCACGAACAGGTGGGTTTGATCACCCGCGGACGCTTCGAAGTAACGGTGGGCGACGACACGCAAGTGCTCGGCGTCGGCGACAGCTACTACGCTGCCAAAAATGTGCCCCACGGTGTCCGCGCCCTGGAAGACGGCACCATTATCGACGCCTTCACGCCCGTTCGCACGGACTTCCTGTAG
- a CDS encoding HlyD family secretion protein, with translation MKALAIPLRIGRAVSRVGHGQPTRVGVRVVLGSIQIFCALTLIGLSLWAILLPPLFPYSSHSIVNSKVVSLRASDEGTINGLPTVGRGNLLKAGESIGRVTRDQTKVRRELEEREFTRTKLREQVGIIESSIAQREKKLSEMEKEAAATRLTAREALERRYRSAVENVRIQREAYAQKQANQERIAPLFRDGIITSGQWAETRAQTTEAERQFTAAESEWFMIKTELENTGSLGGDLSREAIEGLVARIGSYEQELGNLKIQRNELAAELSEVERQIAWARTTLESDQSYAINTPIEGVVWRQQVVNGETLADGQTVLQIADARGIFVEAYFRREFMNSIAIGDAAHVFLVTENRFVEGLVTDIQVQEQTPSVPNIINTISTDASLLRVTIEVQPDELKPASIGQLAKVLVSSGKRGLVEKCLVRLSFLLRSHG, from the coding sequence ATGAAAGCATTAGCGATTCCTCTTCGTATTGGCCGCGCCGTCTCACGGGTCGGCCATGGGCAGCCCACCCGGGTGGGCGTTCGGGTGGTGCTGGGCTCGATCCAGATTTTCTGCGCCTTGACCCTGATCGGACTGTCGCTGTGGGCGATTCTGCTGCCGCCGTTGTTTCCCTACAGTTCCCATTCGATCGTTAATTCGAAGGTGGTGAGCCTGAGGGCCTCGGACGAGGGCACGATCAACGGCTTGCCGACGGTGGGCCGGGGCAACCTGCTCAAAGCGGGCGAATCGATTGGGCGCGTGACCCGGGACCAAACCAAGGTGCGGCGCGAGCTGGAGGAGCGGGAGTTTACCCGGACCAAGTTGCGCGAACAGGTCGGCATCATTGAGAGCTCGATTGCCCAGCGGGAGAAGAAACTCAGCGAGATGGAAAAGGAAGCGGCGGCAACCCGTCTGACTGCGCGGGAAGCGCTGGAGCGACGTTACCGGTCGGCGGTGGAGAACGTGCGAATCCAGCGCGAAGCCTATGCGCAAAAGCAGGCCAACCAGGAGCGGATCGCCCCGTTGTTTCGCGACGGCATCATCACCTCCGGCCAATGGGCGGAAACGCGGGCGCAAACCACCGAGGCGGAGAGGCAATTCACGGCCGCCGAGTCCGAGTGGTTCATGATCAAAACCGAGTTGGAAAACACCGGCAGTCTCGGTGGTGACCTTTCCCGGGAGGCGATCGAGGGGCTGGTGGCCCGCATCGGTTCCTACGAACAGGAATTGGGTAATCTCAAAATCCAACGCAATGAGCTGGCCGCGGAACTCAGCGAAGTGGAACGGCAAATCGCATGGGCCCGGACCACGTTGGAATCCGATCAATCCTATGCGATCAACACCCCGATTGAGGGCGTGGTCTGGCGGCAGCAGGTCGTCAATGGCGAGACGCTGGCGGATGGCCAGACGGTGCTGCAGATCGCCGATGCCCGCGGAATTTTTGTGGAGGCGTATTTCCGCCGTGAGTTCATGAACAGCATCGCGATCGGTGACGCGGCCCACGTGTTCCTCGTCACGGAAAATCGGTTTGTGGAGGGGCTGGTGACCGACATTCAGGTGCAGGAGCAAACTCCCAGTGTTCCGAACATCATCAACACGATTTCCACGGACGCTTCGCTGTTGCGGGTCACCATCGAAGTGCAGCCCGACGAGCTGAAACCCGCCAGCATCGGCCAATTGGCCAAGGTGTTGGTTTCGAGCGGCAAGCGGGGGCTGGTGGAGAAGTGCCTGGTGCGGCTAAGCTTCCTGCTGAGGAGTCACGGATGA
- a CDS encoding DEAD/DEAH box helicase, which translates to MPPRRNQIHVRAVRTPEAILALRLRLDSFPEEAREDGFDYFKDGAVRSVASAADHLVSATVAHDTPRTVTLFFTRGDWSTRCTCRAHKDCKHAYAAGQAWIAAVEAGQPDGRDPAEIVPTTESKLAAKLQPAGDRALDAELGRWLRALPESTQPALSAGEALFAEVHDLRVRLDPLGNWMFEAQAAAGKPWKTPTKKWLTQLSQLRPADLEFLPPPRAALATALGAEFRLSPLGLNPRQPLPLDAVGGLLRSQAVRPALALADGSPLIIQPEALVPEATVSADVADRFDLHLVTPDGEPADTARLVAEQPEPLYQFHGELWRGPPPPPSERLPVAALSDARLLPRLRAMGLRLPEGHSAELRTITLKPHLRCWLSPSIDGQERDFHAQLTARSENPPCEQVWTDDVVGWTWNKKALPPPRVAGAPALEFDLSQAEEASARFRGFRLGWDGWAESWMRPVNDFFAEEFVEWHSNQSPQLEIEVSPELSSLLGAPLQAHVATSIAPGTKSEQDWFGLTVALKVEDTKLNAEEVAMLIKAKGKWVHLPRQGGWRRISQDVDVAPETAAALDKLGLGYEDVLTGGRSLKHEVHVLQMALQAESLADRDSVFVHLLQDRAAELRALPPPPVPTGLQATLRPYQIEGFHFLAHLSAQRLGGVLADDMGLGKTVQTLAWLLHLSAQKSTKKKSPFRALIICPKSVMHGWLVETTRFAPDFGIGAFDPLSRAAAVAETGPRLLVANYTQLRLHAETFRSVDWDAVVLDEGQFIKNPRSQVAVAARSLRARRRVILTGTPIENRLSDLWSLFAFAQPGLLGDQAGFRRQYNEVDPASLDRLHRRVQHFLLRRTKAQAAPDLPPRTEDEIVVELEGDQRRLYDAELKRARAELLGIETAAELGKARFNVLASLLRLRQICCHPALVDPTHAKMPSAKLEALIERVEELAEEGHQVLVFSQFVEMLQIIRHRLEGEGIGHLMLTGATENRGELVERFQSDPSKTVFLLSLKAAGFGLNLTAASYAILYDPWWNPAAEAQAIDRIHRIGQTKPVIAYRLISDGTVEQKIRALQHDKAALAAAVVQEDSLAKVMDLDSLRDVLS; encoded by the coding sequence ATGCCACCTCGTCGCAACCAAATCCACGTCCGTGCCGTGCGCACCCCCGAAGCGATTCTCGCGCTGCGGCTGCGCCTAGATTCCTTTCCCGAAGAAGCCCGTGAGGACGGATTTGACTACTTCAAAGACGGCGCCGTGCGCTCGGTCGCCTCTGCGGCCGACCACCTGGTGAGCGCCACCGTCGCGCACGACACGCCGCGCACCGTCACCCTCTTTTTCACCCGCGGGGATTGGTCCACCCGGTGCACGTGCCGCGCCCACAAAGACTGCAAACACGCCTACGCCGCCGGTCAGGCGTGGATTGCCGCCGTGGAAGCCGGTCAGCCCGATGGCCGCGATCCCGCCGAGATCGTGCCCACGACCGAGTCCAAGCTGGCCGCCAAGCTCCAGCCCGCCGGCGACCGCGCCCTCGATGCCGAGTTGGGGCGCTGGCTGCGCGCCCTGCCGGAATCCACCCAACCCGCTCTGTCCGCCGGGGAGGCTTTGTTTGCCGAGGTGCATGACCTGCGAGTGCGACTCGACCCGCTGGGCAATTGGATGTTCGAAGCCCAGGCCGCTGCCGGCAAACCCTGGAAAACTCCCACCAAGAAATGGCTCACGCAACTCTCGCAGTTGCGTCCCGCGGATCTCGAGTTTCTGCCCCCGCCGCGGGCCGCGCTGGCCACGGCCCTCGGGGCCGAATTCCGGCTCAGTCCCCTCGGCCTCAATCCGCGCCAACCGCTGCCGCTCGACGCCGTCGGCGGTCTCCTCCGCAGTCAGGCGGTCCGCCCCGCCCTCGCTCTCGCCGACGGGAGCCCGCTGATCATCCAACCCGAAGCGCTCGTTCCCGAGGCCACCGTGAGCGCAGATGTCGCCGACCGCTTTGATCTTCACCTGGTCACGCCCGACGGCGAACCGGCCGATACCGCGCGCCTCGTCGCCGAGCAACCCGAACCACTTTACCAATTTCACGGCGAGCTTTGGCGCGGTCCGCCGCCGCCCCCATCCGAGCGCCTGCCCGTCGCCGCCTTGAGCGACGCTCGCCTCCTGCCGCGTTTGCGGGCCATGGGCCTGCGCCTGCCCGAGGGCCACAGCGCCGAACTGCGCACCATCACGCTCAAGCCGCACTTGCGATGCTGGCTCTCGCCCTCGATTGACGGACAAGAGCGGGATTTTCACGCCCAACTCACCGCCCGGAGCGAAAACCCTCCGTGCGAGCAGGTGTGGACCGACGACGTCGTCGGCTGGACTTGGAATAAAAAAGCCCTGCCCCCTCCGCGAGTTGCCGGTGCCCCCGCCCTCGAGTTTGATTTGTCGCAAGCCGAGGAGGCCAGCGCCCGCTTCCGCGGTTTCCGGCTGGGCTGGGACGGCTGGGCCGAATCGTGGATGCGCCCGGTCAACGACTTCTTCGCCGAGGAGTTCGTCGAGTGGCACAGCAACCAATCACCGCAACTCGAGATCGAAGTCTCGCCGGAACTTTCGAGCCTGCTCGGAGCCCCGCTGCAAGCTCACGTCGCCACGTCAATCGCGCCCGGCACCAAGTCCGAGCAGGACTGGTTTGGCCTCACCGTCGCCCTCAAAGTCGAGGACACCAAACTCAACGCCGAGGAGGTCGCCATGCTCATCAAGGCGAAGGGCAAATGGGTGCACCTGCCTCGCCAGGGCGGCTGGCGTCGCATCAGCCAGGACGTCGACGTCGCCCCGGAAACCGCCGCCGCCCTCGACAAACTGGGCCTCGGTTACGAGGACGTGCTCACGGGCGGACGGTCGCTCAAACACGAGGTGCACGTCCTGCAAATGGCCCTGCAGGCCGAGTCGCTGGCCGACCGCGACTCCGTATTCGTTCATTTGTTACAGGATCGAGCCGCCGAGTTGCGCGCCCTGCCGCCGCCACCCGTGCCGACCGGTTTGCAGGCGACACTGCGGCCCTATCAAATCGAGGGGTTTCACTTCCTCGCCCACCTCTCGGCCCAACGGCTGGGCGGCGTGCTGGCTGATGACATGGGACTCGGTAAAACGGTGCAAACCCTCGCGTGGTTGCTCCACTTGTCCGCCCAGAAATCGACCAAGAAAAAATCTCCCTTCCGCGCTCTGATTATATGCCCGAAAAGCGTCATGCACGGCTGGCTGGTGGAGACGACCCGCTTCGCGCCCGACTTCGGCATCGGGGCATTTGACCCGCTCTCGCGCGCCGCCGCCGTAGCCGAGACCGGTCCGCGCCTGCTCGTCGCCAACTACACCCAACTGCGGCTCCACGCGGAAACCTTCCGCAGCGTCGACTGGGATGCGGTGGTGCTCGACGAGGGTCAGTTCATCAAAAATCCGCGCAGTCAGGTTGCTGTCGCCGCCCGCTCCTTACGCGCTCGTCGGCGCGTCATTCTGACCGGCACGCCGATCGAAAACCGACTCTCCGATTTGTGGAGCCTGTTTGCCTTTGCGCAACCCGGTCTGCTCGGCGATCAAGCGGGCTTTCGTCGCCAATACAACGAAGTCGATCCCGCCTCGCTCGATCGCCTGCACCGCCGCGTGCAACACTTCCTGCTGCGCCGCACCAAAGCCCAGGCCGCCCCCGATCTGCCGCCGCGCACCGAAGACGAAATCGTGGTCGAACTCGAAGGCGATCAACGCCGTCTCTACGACGCCGAACTCAAACGCGCCCGGGCCGAACTCCTCGGCATCGAAACCGCCGCCGAGTTGGGCAAGGCACGGTTCAACGTGCTCGCGAGCCTGCTGCGTTTGCGCCAGATCTGTTGCCACCCCGCGCTCGTGGACCCGACCCACGCCAAGATGCCGAGCGCCAAACTCGAAGCCTTGATCGAGCGCGTCGAAGAGCTCGCCGAAGAGGGCCACCAAGTCCTCGTGTTCAGCCAGTTTGTGGAGATGCTGCAGATCATCCGCCATCGCCTCGAAGGCGAAGGCATCGGCCATCTCATGCTCACCGGCGCGACCGAAAACCGCGGTGAGTTGGTGGAGCGTTTTCAAAGCGACCCGAGCAAGACCGTCTTCCTGTTGTCGCTCAAAGCGGCGGGCTTCGGTCTCAACCTCACGGCCGCGAGCTATGCCATTCTCTACGACCCGTGGTGGAACCCGGCCGCCGAAGCGCAGGCCATCGACCGCATTCACCGCATTGGCCAGACGAAACCCGTCATCGCCTACCGCCTCATCTCGGACGGCACGGTGGAACAGAAAATTCGCGCCCTCCAACACGACAAAGCCGCCCTCGCCGCCGCCGTCGTGCAGGAAGACAGCCTCGCCAAAGTCATGGACCTCGACAGCCTCCGCGACGTGCTTTCTTGA